The sequence below is a genomic window from Wyeomyia smithii strain HCP4-BCI-WySm-NY-G18 chromosome 1, ASM2978416v1, whole genome shotgun sequence.
cacgtatccccccgcgtaaaaagcgactttagtgtatttaacTTTCAGTCCCATACATAGCATTTTTGGTTACAAAGCTGCTTTTCCTGCCTTTCCCTTTTCAAGTCGTACacggagaaagaaaaaaacccaaatttggGTGTTTTCCACGCAAATCAGTACTTCCGTGCGGGAACCCAAATTTAGGTAAACCCTGTTTACTTACTTTTGAGTATCAGCGATAAAGTCATCGGTGAGTATATTTCACTGAACcgtaagaaaattcattttgcatTGAAACTAcccaaaggaaaaaaatatacgcAGGGATTCATGCACTTTAATCGTTTGCTGGAAAGTATGGAAAAATGGGAtttcaaaacgatattttcaaaaaaatagacGAACAGTGTAACAGATATTTATTATCATAAGATCTTAAAATTAAGCGACCAGTCCATATACGTATTTATAGCTGTCTCAGTTCAAATTTATTAAACACGTGTTTCTGATCGCAACTTAGATATTTAAAGGTAAACATTTAGGcaaacatttttaatttaaactcAACAAATGGGTAGGAGTTTCACTAGGACTTTCATCTAATTCACGAAACCTGGAGCACAGAGCCGCGACGGTATTACTTCTACAAACAATAGAAATCTTATAAACGTAAATAGAAACAATGtcataaaatttttttagaagTGGCGGTACGTTGATTCCGAAAACCGCAAACAGTTTCAGCAACACGTCAATCGCTCGGATAGAGTCATTCCCGCACGgcagaatgttttttttaaatacgatGAACAAATTTCCCTTGGTGAAAACAGTTGACACACAGATGATACGTGGTTCGGGATGTGTAATTTGATTTAATTGATGCTCCACGGTCTCAAAATCTGTTTTGTTGTTTAGCGGCTGGAaagaaagtttaaaaaaaacgtaTTTACTCCACTTTCTGTTTTATCAAATCAAGATTCAAAAAGATGGCATGATTTATGTCACTGGTTAAATCATTATACAGCGAAAATTTAAAGCACAACACATCGCGGATACGGATTTGGCTAAGTTACGGAAACTCGACCGGTAATCCAAGGAAATCCGCTAAATAACCACAGTGCATTCAAATCCATACCCATTATGTTTGGACCTTTACATTTATCATCGACAGAATGCTTTTGTTAGTCATATAAAAACATTCTATCGCGTTTACTCTTGTATGTTTGTATCCCGATCAGAACGAAAAAACATCTTATGCACATCAAGTTTTTTGTAACAAAGTCTCCTTGTCGTTTTGTTATAATGTAGGTCTCATTATGTGTTAATATCACAAATCATATCAAAATCTTCATTAAACATTTCACGAATATATCAAAATCtatcataaatatatttagtttatttctaCATTAGTTCCAAAACCCCCAGTATCCACAATGAATTACAATGTGTTACAACTATGCAACATTTTTGTTAGGTCGTTCTAATCGGGAAATTTgcaacaaaaagttatttactttTATCCATTGAATAAGTGGTGCTGCGGTTATTTCTGCCAAAGATAAATTTGAATTGCAGATGGTACGCCGAATTCCACGGTTAGTGAGTTTCTTCATCACTCTTAAAGCTCCTCGAACGTGTTCTGTAGAGTAGATAAATGAGAGTCATGAGTAAATTAATAATGCATACTTATTTCCAATACGTACTGTCTTCCACTTCTATCCAATCTGTTTCTAGCATTAATCCCAGAGAAAGGAATTTACCGAGGTTGGCCTGTTGATTGTACTGCGGGTGGATACGTTCAAAGGCTTGCTGCACCTGAAATTACCATCAAATAATATTGCAATCTAAACATATCTGGCAGTGAGGGTCATAGACGGAATCAGTCCTACTACTAACCAGCGTTCCTTCAAACTGTAAAAAATGAGGGAATGTTCTCATGATGATATCAGTTTTCTCTGTGGTCTTTTTCTGTAAAATGAATTTGTGGATTTCGAAGCAAGCAGCCATGCCATTTGAAATAGCTCTGCCGTTCTGAGGTACAGGAGTGAGCATCGCAATGCACGCGGCATTTTCGTACATGGATTCCATTGGTATCACGTTTGTTGGAGTTTTTTTTCGTCTGAAAAGTCGGTTTTCGGGAGCAACATCTTTTCGCATATTGCTTATTCttgtttcgattataccagtATGGTATCCAGACTCTTTTCCACCCGATTTCCAAAAAAAGTACgactaaaaaaaaagatgttcaATCAAATAGGActaacaaacacacaaaacgtACTTCTTTTGGAGCTTCTGGAGTCATTCGTGTTTTTTCCAGGTGAGGAAAAGCTTCGAGAATTTTGATCGCTAAGTCCTGTTTCTCTTGCACTGTTGGATACCtgtaattaaaaattaaagaGTGTTACTAAGATCAGAATAGAACCATTTCCTCATGTGAGATTGACTGACAACAGCTTAGAAGAGGGAAGAACAATGCATCCGAGGAAAATGTGCTTGATAATTCCGATCGAAACACGACTAGAATTTCTATAGAAGTAAACAGAGTCTTTCTGATGATGCTGTTATCATAGCAGCATAAGGGTTACCTACTACTGACAGGCCGTTCAGTCGGAGGATTGGAGTCcttaattaaagtttaatttaatAGTAAGAAGCAAAACGATCCAAACAGGAACAGAATCATATAGGGAGCTGCGGTTAGCTAACACACTGACACATGAGGAGGTTGAAAAGATTGTCACCCATTATTATTGAAAACACGGAGTAATGTATTTTCGATGGAATCAAATTCGATCGCGTCAATCACCTGTTCGATTTTGTTGGCAAGAAAACACAAACTCGCCAAATAATCGGGCTATTGACGGTATCAGTTGAAACATTTAGTTTTTACTCACCTTTTCTCGTTAAATATTTGATTTCCAAAGAAATGGTTTGTTAGTATGCGGTTCATATGTTTCATTTCAGTGGCTGTTGGTACAATCTGCAAGTAAAGCTTCCCTGTTAGCACTTTTTGAAAGCTACTTCTGTCGTTTTCCAAGATAGAATGAATCGACtgaaattatgaaaagtttGTTAAGCTTGCTGAGAATAGGACTACCGTAAACGCGGCAAACTTTGATAGTGCGGGTAACATTGATAGCGCGTGATATCCTGTGCATAACTACCTATTACCTATAAGACATTATATTTGCAATAGTTGTTCTACTACTATTTCATAGTTGAGGTGTTACTGTTTGAATACAGTTTGGATTTTGTGTTGTTTGCGTGATACATTTTgcaataaactgaaaaaaaaactgactctAGAAACTTTATTCAAATATTGCTTCTTGGGACAGTTATATAAGAAATATATGATTGTTTGAGCACCTTATAAGATAGTTCTAAATCAGGAAAACtgtttttttcagtttattgcAAAATGTATCACGCAAACAACACAAAATCCAAACTGTATACAAACAGTCACACCTCAACTATGAAATAGTAGTAGAACAACTATTGTAAATATAATGTCTCATAGGTAATAGGTAGTTATGCACAGGATATCACGCGCTATCAATGTTACCCGCACTATCAAAGTTTGCCGCGTTTACGGTACTCGTTTTTTGAATCTTACCGGTTTATGTTGGTTATCAGAAATGttttcatttgacatttgatTTTGAGGAACGAAGCTCATCGTGATCCGTCCATTTGTTTGCCCGACTTCTAAATCCAAAACTTCATTGTACCGAACCGTGGCACTACTACGATTACTATtggcttaaaaaaaaattacactggtATTTATTTTAATTGGGGGATTGCTTGTATTTGTAGTTACTGTAATTATTTATTAGttatttgggttttttttacgttaGAATTATACCAAAATTAAGTAAAATTATGGCCAGAgcttagaaaattttaaattaacaggaaaaaaaattaaaaaacagggGAAAAAATTAACAGGCAAAGATAGTTTGAGCTGCTTTTCCCAGGCGATCTCTTTTGCTGCTGCACGCACAGAAAGCGGGACGAATGCACAAACAGAATGTGCGTTCGAATATTTTGACCAGCACCAACAAACATACATTTTTGACAAACATTAAACTGAAAGACTTCACTAGTGGTTCTCACGAGGTTCGATATGGGTTTCGTAGTGATACTCTCAAGGCTCAATATGTCGCTCATGCTAATGCGCAGCCTAGCTGCGAAGAATCTGTCGGGTTGCTGGTTGAAGATAAAGAAAGGCCTGTAGATATAGAGGTTAGAAGAGTAAAAAACCCCTGACAAGCAGCAGGAGTTAGTAAGGGTCGATGCGTAGCGGGCTtcacaaatgacaaaaaaaagaaagagaaagagagagataaagaaagagagagaaaaaaaagagagcgAACGAGAGAGACAGATGGAAACAGAGCGAAAGaaagagagcaaaaaaaagagaaaaggaaagaaagagagaggagGAAAAAACGAGAGAaggaaagaaaaagagagagaagggaagaatgagaaagagagagagtggtaagagagtgagaaagagagaagaaaagagagagagagagaaataaggagagaaagagagagagagagaaggaaaGGAAGATAatgaagaaaaaagaaagagaaagaaggAAACaggaagaaagagaaaaaaagaaagagagaagaaaagaaagagagagtaGGAAAGAATGAGAAAGAGAGaagaaaagaaagagagagagagaaagaaggagagagagagaaggaaaGGAAGATAatgaagaaaaaagaaagagaaagaaggAAACaggaagaaagagaaaaaaagaaagagagaagaaaagaaagagagagtaGGAAAGAATGAGAAAGAGAGaagaaaagaaagagagagagagaaagaaggagagagagagaaggaaaGGAAGATAatgaagaaaaaagaaagagaaagaaggAAACaggaagaaagagaaaaaaagaaagagagaagaaaagaaagagagagtaGGAAAGAATGAGAAAGAGAgaagaaaagagagagagagagagagagagagaaagaaggagagaaagagagaagaaaagagagagagagagagagagagagagagaaggaaaGGAAGATAAtgaagaaaaaaggaaaaaaagaaggaaacaggaagaaagagaaaaaaagaaagagagaagtaaagaaagagagagagagaaagagagagagagagagaaagagagagagagagagaaagagagagagaaggaaagaaagagagaaggaaaaagaaagaaagaaagagagaaagaaggaaagaaagagaaaaatggaaaaaagagagagaaggaAAGAGTAAAAGAAAAGGAGAGAAGGAAAGAAAAATAGAGCgaacaagagagagagagatagagagagagagatatatagggagagagagaaagagagagagagagagggagagagagagagagagagagagagagagagagagagagagaaagaaaaaagagaagCGAATGGGAGAGCAAACGAGAGAGAAAAGGAAAGAAAGAGAAATAAAGCGAGAAAAGaagagaggaagagagaaaaATAAAGCGAACAAGAGAGAGAGGGGagaagagatagagagagaaaaaagaaagagagagagagaaagaaagaaagagagagagagaaagggaaaagggagagagaaagaaaaagcgAATTAGAGAGAGGGAAAGaaagacagagaaaaaaaagagaacgaAAGAAATGGAGAGAGGAGAGAAAAGTAAGTTGACCTTCTGGAATCATGCAGTGCCGCTATTTCTTTTGACCACCCCAGGAAAACCTAAAGTTAGCAACACGGACAAACTTGTATTTAAACTGCCATTGGTTTCTTTTTACATGTACTGTGTATATATTTCACATGCACGTTTTCATATAAGTTTACATATTGTTACACGTTTTCATATAAGTTTACATATCGAGCACGACATTATTCGTCGTTATACTTTAAACTAATGTAGAAAAATTCATCAGGTTCGTTTTTGTTTTGCCATAGACTATAACACTTTTTGGAATGTAATTTGTCGTGCTTTATTCGCACTAATCTTTGCGTTACAAGAACCTTGAAAGAAAATTTCGAACGACTAAATTCAACTACATCTAATTCTTGAATTACATAGAAAACGATTGTTTCACATTtaattcctgccaaaagaatgCCATAATAATTTGCATtcaatttattatatttcaaCACATATCCAGGTTTAAAATCAGTGCCGtttattctaaaatgattcAACGTTTGGACACTATCAGGTACATCAAAGAGAAGTGAAGCAAAATCAAGTTTATTTTTCTCTTCAACTGATGTGGATATAATGGTAACTTCATCTATCGTAAAGCTATGATGAATAATGGAATTGGCTTGTTTTAGACTGAGGCGCTTAGTTAGACTATACGAAAggtttataaaattgttacatgTTTTACCTTGCGCTTTCGATTCCTTaaatttactttcgaacatCATGCAGCTACTATGAGCTATTGGTCCAATGTTTAGGCAAACTTGAGGGTAATGCGAAATGTGGTGGATTTTGTTAATGGCTTTAAAATTTGGGAAACATTGATtgattaaaatgtaaaaatgagaTATCGCTGCTTTGAGGTCATTAATATGATCTACTCGAAGTTTGTTCGAAAAACAGATAAAACTAATTTCTAGCATACAAGCAATGATTTCCGAGAACAAAGGTTTCACTGATAACATTTCACTAAAAACGAAAGGAAATGAACGCAACAGCAACCAACACTGAGACGCAGACTGGCTGATCGCGTTACTGTTTGACTTAAGCTGCACACTTGAAAAATTGGCCGAAGGTTTTTCAGAAACCTCAGTTTGCCCGTAATCAAAGCAGTCTATCAGGTTATTCACTTCTTCATCGGTCAGTAGTTTGCAATCATTGACAGTAAcatccaaaattttttttattatcatcggGAACACTCCCTCAAGGAGATCGTGCATTGGGtcgaagcaataatttttcggCCAACGAAAATATTCCAGCTGGTGCAGTGCACAAACTGCTTTCAGTCCGCATTGTGACGGTAAAATTTGTCTGCACTGTATAGAAGTCAATTCATTTTCAACGGATTCTGCAGTTCTGTGTACAAAAATATCCCCGAACTTTCCATCCAACAAGTTGCCTCTCGTAATTTTGCACATACGACAAAAATAGTTAGCTGCAGGACCTAACATTCCAAAAATATCATGGACAGCTAGAGTGTCACCCAGCAAACTAATCAGCACTGCTCGCATAATCCAAAACCCGGACTCTGTTTTTACCCTGACACCCTCATTTGATTCCAATAACAACAAATCTTTAATCAACGGCTGCAAAATGCGCTTGTATCCATATCGCTTTAGAACGCTTGACTTGACCATTAATGCAATATAAATTCTGTCCAGTGAAGAATTGATGCGAGGATTGAAGTTTTGCACCTTGAAACAAATGTTAGTAAGTTTATTCTTCCCTTTTCTGGAACCCAAAGGATTGAGGTATTCGCCTTCGTCAATGTGGAACGAGAGTCGCAAGGCCTGTGGGTATTTAATCAAAAAAGAATGCTGTGCAAACTGTGTGCCATCCTTGAATGATTGAAGAGTACCTTCCGGACTTATTTCTTCATTTTCTATCATCTTTCGAGCTGCTGGGTTAGACATCAGTAACCTTAATGTTTCTAACACTGAAATATAGTGAAACGTGTCTTTCTGGATTCTAGTTTCGAAAAACAAGCTGTTGTTTTTAGCTATTTGTTGATATTTTCGACCACGCGCTCGACTTGTTATTGAACgctttattatttttcgttGGCCCACAACTGTCTCAACTGCTTCTGGAACTGGACAGCCTGCCTTGAAGCTCAGAAATGAAGCATTAGCTTCTGGTGTCAGTACATCCGAAAAAATATTGGGAATGTACAAAGAGTTGATGAGTTGGATGAAATCcagtgtttcgttttcatcGAATAAGTTTCGCTTGTTTTGAAAGTATTCCTTCACTAATGACATGATGAATTTCTGACTCCAATTTAATCCGGATATTAACATACCAATaatcatttgaatttttttctctgGGAGGGCCACATCACATCGGAGCTCAGTAATTAACCGTATTATAGCATTTGACATGTCACCAAACGACACCGGCTCCTGAtagaaaaaaggattttttATACCACAATCCTCAGGTAAAATGTTGGGTGAGCTTATTTGAACAGATGGACAAGAAACAACATTCTCAATGTCCGACTCAGAATCAATATGTGGATTGCTCATTTTCTCAAATGGATGATGTCTTAAAATATGTTTCTTTAGATCATGGAAGTAGCTGTATATCACTCCACATACACTGCATTTATATGGAATTGCACATTTTTTGCTTGTGGGTAAATGATGAATCATTCTCAAATGCTCCTTCAATTCATCGACGTAACCGTTTATACTTTGATGACATCCATCCATATGGCATTGTAAACctataaaattttttaaataaacactttttgtaaaatttctaaTCATTCAATAATAACGAAGTCATTGAAAGAAAAGTATGAAATGTAACGAAAAATTACAACGTTGTCAATAATGAAACTCGCTTTGATACCGCATGAAATGACGAGCTACTCTGTGCATTTTTGTTGAAGTTTTGTTATCcagaatatattccaaaatattgaATACATAATATGTttatggtttaaaattagtttatttgacacggcacgatacattttctgttttactgagccaagtacaattcgtattaattctacgttagcagggaaaagagggaggccttttttttattctcgcggccgactacgagctagtggggatttaaggtaagatgaggggagatacaattcttgcttgttatcgcgcaacacaagaactaatcgacaaaaaaacacccgtacgataactcgtgtattgttattttgctaactcaaacggagataaacaatttgcgtctaatcgagacgaaagcaaaacaaccgAATACATAATATGTACCGTTCTAAAATTATTTGTGGTATCTAACAAGATGCAACTAAACAACATGTAAAAAAGTATTCCGTTTCCGATCGAATGATAATGGTATTTTTAACTACGCCAACAGTGTCGAGAAGGTGGCTAAATCGCCCAAACAGTGTTGAGAATCGTTCAaaacaatgatacgaaattttcaataataagGGGGTCTGTGCACCGCTCTATCTATTTTAAATTCACTCGAGCTAGTTCGCATTCGAAAAAAGTTATGGTTCTATCCAGTTATTCAATATAGTTATACCGCTCTATTTTGATATGGTGGAATTAGATTCCTTCGCACAGTTCAACGACAAATTCAGTTACGATCTGGTTTATGATGTTTAACACCTAGATTACCGTTAACTTCCAATTAAAGATAAACAGACAACCatcaattttattgaaagaaaTGCTAGCTTTGAAAAGATATGCAACAGTAATAGGTACTGCGTTATACTACTAACAGTTTTTGGTTATTCTTCTGCGACTGACGTGCCCAAATCTTAGCAAATTAAGTTGACCTGGTATCTGGTGGACATCACTCGTTCGCCCAGATTGAGCGAAATTTGAACGTTATCACTTTATATATTGGCAGGGAGCAGGATTGTAGTTTTCTTTTTTATGATTTGCTAGtattttttttgatgatttgCCATTATGGGTTTTCAATTTAAATATTCAATCCAATACAATTCGCCTTACTTACCCGTAAAACTGTCTGTGCCTTCCATGACCTGAAAAAGTGAAACAAACTGTCTTTGTAAActgtaattcttgaaaatataaaaattatacaTACCTGCATGTGCAAATTAACTGCTGGGCAATTGAAATTATGTTGCAATTCTCAGGTTGCAATAAACCGTGGAGCGTGCTCTGAATAATCTAACTCAACAACTAGGCGCTTACCGTAAAAACTGATGAAAAGAAGTCCACACTtgtaaattttagtttttttcgcaTTAGCTTTGACGCTTGCGTTGCTTACTTGGAcgatgaaaaaacttcaatgaCAATTACTCATAACTTTTTCACCCATATTTGAGTAAAAATCACTTGAAGCGCTGCTGTAGTATTTGGGTGAAAATGAACTAGCTTCCAATGCGCAGGTTACTGAGTCATTGCGTTATTTTTACTTAACTTTCATGGATAATAATTACCCAACCAACATAAACATTGGGTTTTACCTAAATTTAGGTGATTTCGACGCATTCGGTGGGTACTATTCTGGGAGAGTGTACTGATGGGATTGCTATTTATGCCAAGCATCCGGTCAAATTCTATGCTCGATTAAATGAATGTATTAAAACAATGAAGTTTCTGGGAATATCAGTATAAAAAAGCCTGGAGAGAAATTTTAGAAGTATATAAAataatgtatcatgatcggaacaattTTTATATGAGCAATTTCTCCattatttatttcaaatataTATCAAACAATGAGTAAAAACATCGAACAACTTCTCCTGATGCTGTTCAAAAAGGACCATTAAGATTGTTAAAGTATTGCTATTTTATTATtagtttcaaaaaatgatccATTTTCGAACAAAATTTTCCCTTACAATTGCTAACGTGCCTGTTTGCAAGCACTGATAGAgaaataaatattagaaaatCGCACTATATTTTTCCTTGAGATGcttctataacattcaagttttAGGTAGAAACACTTTTTGTACAAAACATTTGCTTATGATATGCGAAGGCCTGTTTTATATCATATTCGGAACTGCTTACTTCTGAGACGTCACCGTATCACTTTACCTGTGCTCGATATTATGATGGATTTTAAGTAAGTACAATTTATGGAAAAGTTTTTGTTGAAAACCTTCTTTTTCGTCAGAGTGCCCAGTTTGGAATAATAGGAATAGTTGTAGACAATTAATATGTCTACCTAAACGAATACTTTAAATTAAATGAATCTGATATCAGTCTCGCTTGTCGCTTCATCTAAGCTGCACGTACAAAAGTCAGTCTCCATAAAAAAGTGCTTTGCGCCGCGCAGCCGTTCTGTTGTTCAGTTCTTCTACATTTGTTACCGTCGCGAAAACAATAGTGGTGTTCTTTCTGCTTGTTGGAAGAAATGGAAGGCAATAATACTATTGCAGCACAGCTGCGAAAGGCAAACTCTGAAGGTGGACCTTGTGTGATGCGTGTTAACACTGCCGTGGTTGATTTGGCATCCTGTGTTCCGCGTCCCTCGCTTCGTGAAGtcgaaaaaataatgaaaagcgAGATGAAAATCAATGTCGATGAGGTCGAAGATGAAGTCGAATTCAAATGCATCATGTTCGTAATTGTGTGTTGATCACATTCAAGCTACTCGATGCAGCTGAAAAATTTATAACCGAAAACAACATGAAACATCGTATTCGGAATGAGCAATCAAATTATTTGATTCCGGTGTACATGGAAGACAATGCCATTGATGTACGCATCCATGACCTTCCAAGGGCGTTTAGTCCGAAGTCAATAGGACGTATAATAGGCGAGTATGGAGAAGTTTTGTCTATTAGACACGATACATGGAAAAATTTCTTCCCGGGAGTTCACAACGGCGTCCGTATCGTGCGTATG
It includes:
- the LOC129733940 gene encoding uncharacterized protein LOC129733940 — translated: MSFVPQNQMSNENISDNQHKPSIHSILENDRSSFQKVLTGKLYLQIVPTATEMKHMNRILTNHFFGNQIFNEKRYPTVQEKQDLAIKILEAFPHLEKTRMTPEAPKESYFFWKSGGKESGYHTGIIETRISNMRKDVAPENRLFRRKKTPTNVIPMESMYENAACIAMLTPVPQNGRAISNGMAACFEIHKFILQKKTTEKTDIIMRTFPHFLQFEGTLVQQAFERIHPQYNQQANLGKFLSLGLMLETDWIEVEDKHVRGALRVMKKLTNRGIRRTICNSNLSLAEITAAPLIQWIKPLNNKTDFETVEHQLNQITHPEPRIICVSTVFTKGNLFIVFKKNILPCGNDSIRAIDVLLKLFAVFGINVPPLLKKFYDIVSIYVYKISIVCRSNTVAALCSRFRELDESPSETPTHLLSLN